The window GATGGTGCAGCAGACCTCTTCCAGCTCCTTCTTCCGTTCCTCGTAGGCTTTCTTTGGAGCGAAGCGGTTGTCCTCCATCCACACGGCCGTCTCCTCGCACATTTCGAGCACCCGCCGCTTGGCCCGGTCGTCCAGGGACTTCTCCGCTGCCGCCCTCTTGAGCTGGAGCGTGCTGGTCTCCAAGGCGTTGAAGGCCTCCAGCTTCTCCTCCTCCAGCTTCTCCTGTGCTcggtattcctcctcctcctgcaggaTCCTCTCCATCTCCTCTCGATCCAGCCGGCCCCGGGTGTCGACGATGGTGAGCTGCTTTTTGTTGTCTGTGCTCCTTTCCAAGGCTGAAACGGTGAGTATGTTGTTGTGGTCGATCTGAAAGGTGACCACAATAATTGGGACACATCGTGGCGCCGGCTGGAGGCCACTCAGAGCGATGGTGCCGAGCAGGCGGTTGTGCTTCGTCAACATCCGCTCCCCTTCGTAGATCTGCAAGAAGAGGCTGCTCTGGTTGTCGTCGGTGGTGGAGAAATTCCTGCTCTCCCTCGTGGGGATGGGGGAGTTACGCTTGACCAGCACGTCCATCACACCACCCACGGTCTCCAGCCCCAGGGAGACTGGCGTCACGTCTAGCAGGAGAAGGTTCTGCAGGTTCTGGTATCGGTGGCCTGTCAGGACGGCAGCGTGGATGGCTGCCCCGTGGGCCACCACCTCCTGGGGGCTGATGGTTCTGCACAGCTTCTGTCCATCAAAGAAAGTTGACAGAAGCCTCTGGACCATGGGGATGTGGGTGGAGCCCCCCACAAGCCCAATCTCGTGcacctggctcttcttgatcccCGCTTCCTCCAGCACCTGTTCCACCTGGAGCATGGTGGCGTGAAAGAGGTCGCAGCACAGATCCTCAAAGCAGGCCCGGGTGATGGTGGCGTGGAAGTCAATGCCCTTGTAGAGTGAGTCAGCGGAGACTGTGGCTGCCGTGTTGGAACTCAGGGTCTGCTTGGCCTTCCTGCAGGCCACCCTCAGCCTCTGCATTGCCTTCCTGCTCTCGGTGGGGTCCTCCTGATGCTTGTTCTTGAACTCTTGGGCGAGGTGGTTGGCCAGCCTTTGGTCAAAATCCTCTCCCCCCAAGTGGGAATCCCCCGCTGTAGCCGCAACTTCAAAGATGCCATCCTGGGCCGTGAGGATGGAGACATCAAAGGTGCCCCCGCCCAGATCAAAGATGAGGATGTTTCTCCTCCCCTTGCATTGGCGGTTCTCCTTGAGCCCATAAGCCACGGCGGCTGCAGTGGGTTCGCTGACTAAGCTCAGGACGTCAAGCCCTGCAATTGCCGCTGCGTCAATGGTGGCCTGGCGCTGGGCGTCGTTGAAGTAAGCCGGGACCGTGACGACGGCCTGGGTGACCGGGCGGCCTAAGGAAGCCTCAGCCACCTGCTTCAGCTTGTAGAGCACCATGGCGGAGATCTCCTCGGGGTAGAACGCCTTCTCCACCCCTCCGTGGGACACCTGGACTTTGGCTTTGCCGTTGGCAGCCTCCACCACACGGTACGGCCAGTTCTTCAGGTCTGACTGCACCATGGGGTCATTGTACCTGCGGCCAATCAGCCGCTTCACGTCACAGATGGTGTTTTCTGGGTTGAGGCTGGCTTGGAGCTCCGCCGGTTCTCCCACCAGGCGCTCCCGGGCAGTGAAAGCCACGCAGCTGGGGGTGGCGCGGCTGTTGTGGTTGTTGGCCAGGACCTCTACCCTCCCCCTCTGGCAGACCGCCACACAGGAATTTGTGGTGCCCAGGTCGATCCCCACGGCTGGACCTTTGGGGTGAGTCCTGGCCACGGCTGGTCTCGGCGTTGAGGGAGTCTGCGGCCAGTTGTTGGGGCTGGGAGTGTCCGCATGGCTGAGGTCAGCTCCCATAGATGGGTCTTTGCCCATGCAGCCCCTGGCCTTCTGCCAAAGATGGAAAATTGGCAATCCCAGGGGGCAGCTCTTCTTGGGCCCTGCGTCCCCCACTGACCTTTCTCCCAGAGGACAGACATGCCTCCCCCATCACTGGGCATGTCACAATGGGCCCCTGGGACCTGCTGGGGGGCTCAGTGCCCCCAGCAGACGGCAGCCCTTTCCTCCTGCTTCCCAGTGGAGATTCTGCTGCAAAGCCCACCTGTTCCTGCCTGAAGAGGATGGGGGGAGGGCCTTTTCGGTGAGGGGGCCGAAGATGCAGAGCATCTCTCTGGGACAGTGCCTTGACCCCCTGCCTCCCACTCACGTTTTGGGAAGCAGTCAGCACTGTGACTCTGGGCCTCCCAGGTAAGTGCAGATTGCCCTTGGGCTGGGGGTCTGGTTGTGTTTCTTCattggggtg of the Candoia aspera isolate rCanAsp1 chromosome 17, rCanAsp1.hap2, whole genome shotgun sequence genome contains:
- the LOC134506804 gene encoding heat shock 70 kDa protein 1B-like, with translation MGKDPSMGADLSHADTPSPNNWPQTPSTPRPAVARTHPKGPAVGIDLGTTNSCVAVCQRGRVEVLANNHNSRATPSCVAFTARERLVGEPAELQASLNPENTICDVKRLIGRRYNDPMVQSDLKNWPYRVVEAANGKAKVQVSHGGVEKAFYPEEISAMVLYKLKQVAEASLGRPVTQAVVTVPAYFNDAQRQATIDAAAIAGLDVLSLVSEPTAAAVAYGLKENRQCKGRRNILIFDLGGGTFDVSILTAQDGIFEVAATAGDSHLGGEDFDQRLANHLAQEFKNKHQEDPTESRKAMQRLRVACRKAKQTLSSNTAATVSADSLYKGIDFHATITRACFEDLCCDLFHATMLQVEQVLEEAGIKKSQVHEIGLVGGSTHIPMVQRLLSTFFDGQKLCRTISPQEVVAHGAAIHAAVLTGHRYQNLQNLLLLDVTPVSLGLETVGGVMDVLVKRNSPIPTRESRNFSTTDDNQSSLFLQIYEGERMLTKHNRLLGTIALSGLQPAPRCVPIIVVTFQIDHNNILTVSALERSTDNKKQLTIVDTRGRLDREEMERILQEEEEYRAQEKLEEEKLEAFNALETSTLQLKRAAAEKSLDDRAKRRVLEMCEETAVWMEDNRFAPKKAYEERKKELEEVCCTIITHFSADREKP